The following proteins come from a genomic window of Rhodoligotrophos sp. CJ14:
- the trbK-alt gene encoding putative entry exclusion protein TrbK-alt produces the protein MDGKMLARLGAVVFVAVAITATAIEMTRKEEAPGTEPVRLIEPARDPLREAQRRCQQLGQSAANDPDCLRVWAETRDRFLGRSPQPAPSAAGEGR, from the coding sequence ATGGATGGCAAGATGCTGGCCCGGCTGGGCGCCGTCGTCTTCGTCGCCGTCGCCATTACCGCGACGGCGATCGAGATGACCCGAAAAGAAGAAGCTCCGGGAACGGAGCCGGTGCGCCTCATCGAGCCCGCACGCGATCCGTTGCGCGAGGCGCAACGCCGGTGCCAACAGCTTGGGCAGAGTGCCGCCAACGATCCCGACTGCCTGCGCGTCTGGGCCGAAACCCGCGACCGATTCCTCGGCCGTTCGCCGCAACCGGCTCCTTCGGCCGCGGGCGAGGGGAGATAG
- the trbL gene encoding P-type conjugative transfer protein TrbL: MGGTGVIDTFLGTFTRYIDSGFGLLGDEVAFIATTLIVIDVTLAALFWSWGADDDIIARLVKKTLFVGVFAYIIGNWNNLAKIVFDSFAGLGLRGSGTSFTVEDLLRPGKVAQTGLDAARPLLDSISDLMGWVAFFENFIQIACLLFAWALVLLAFFILAVQLFVTLIEFKLTTLAGFVLIPFGLFGKTAFMAERVLGNVVSSGIKVLVLAVVIGIGSTLFSQFTAGFGGQTPSIDDAMAVVLAALSLLGLGIFGPGIANGLVSGGPQLGAGAAVGTGLAVGGAALAAGGAAGLAVKGGGAAISGGGAAVRGGAAAAGAASSAYSLGSLGQSGAAGVASGLGGVARAAGSAAVSPLKRAAARASESVKSSFSDGAKAGFGVTGGSSTMGTIGGADAAAESVSPQRDGAPDWAKRMKRSQALSHGISAAAHAVRSGDSHGGGSSVNLSESDRS, translated from the coding sequence ATGGGCGGAACAGGCGTTATCGATACATTCCTCGGGACATTCACCCGCTATATCGACTCTGGCTTTGGCCTGCTCGGCGACGAGGTGGCCTTCATCGCCACCACGCTGATCGTCATCGACGTGACGCTCGCGGCTCTCTTCTGGTCCTGGGGCGCGGACGACGACATCATCGCGCGGCTGGTCAAGAAGACGCTGTTCGTCGGCGTCTTCGCCTACATCATCGGCAACTGGAACAACCTCGCCAAGATCGTCTTCGATAGCTTTGCCGGTCTCGGCCTGAGGGGCTCCGGCACCAGCTTCACGGTCGAGGATCTCCTGCGCCCCGGCAAGGTCGCTCAGACCGGCCTCGATGCCGCTCGCCCCTTGCTCGATTCCATCTCCGACCTGATGGGCTGGGTCGCCTTCTTCGAGAACTTCATCCAGATCGCCTGCTTGCTCTTCGCCTGGGCGCTGGTGCTGCTCGCCTTCTTCATCCTGGCCGTGCAGCTCTTCGTGACGCTTATCGAATTCAAGCTCACCACCTTGGCCGGCTTCGTGCTGATCCCCTTCGGACTGTTCGGCAAGACCGCTTTCATGGCCGAACGGGTCTTGGGCAACGTCGTCTCCTCCGGCATCAAGGTGCTGGTTCTGGCCGTCGTGATCGGCATCGGCTCGACCCTGTTCTCGCAGTTCACCGCCGGCTTCGGTGGCCAGACACCGTCCATCGATGACGCCATGGCCGTCGTGCTCGCAGCACTTTCCCTTCTGGGCCTCGGCATCTTCGGCCCCGGTATTGCCAATGGCCTCGTGTCGGGCGGGCCGCAGCTTGGCGCCGGCGCAGCTGTCGGTACTGGCCTTGCCGTCGGTGGCGCAGCGCTTGCTGCCGGGGGCGCCGCGGGCCTTGCCGTGAAGGGTGGAGGGGCAGCGATCTCCGGCGGCGGCGCTGCTGTTCGCGGCGGTGCGGCCGCGGCAGGTGCGGCTTCGTCGGCCTACAGCCTCGGCTCGCTGGGACAGTCCGGCGCCGCGGGCGTCGCATCCGGCCTCGGCGGCGTTGCGCGCGCCGCGGGATCGGCCGCTGTCTCGCCGCTCAAGCGCGCCGCCGCCCGCGCATCCGAGAGCGTCAAATCCAGCTTCTCCGATGGCGCCAAGGCCGGCTTCGGCGTGACCGGTGGCTCCTCGACCATGGGAACCATTGGCGGCGCGGATGCGGCTGCCGAATCCGTCAGTCCTCAGCGCGATGGAGCCCCTGACTGGGCAAAGCGCATGAAACGCAGCCAGGCCCTCAGCCACGGCATCTCAGCCGCCGCGCACGCCGTCCGGTCCGGCGACAGCCACGGCGGCGGCTCTTCCGTCAATCTTTCCGAAAGTGACCGCTCATGA
- the trbF gene encoding conjugal transfer protein TrbF: MSLFKRPATHYGKTPEPETPYQKAAQVWDERIGSARVQAKNWRYMAFGSLILSAGFAAALVWQSARGTVVPWVVQVDNLGQAQTVAPASADYRPTDPQIAWHLARFIEQTRSIPADAIIVRQNWLRAYEWTTDRGAAALNDYARANDPFTRVGRQQIAVEVSSVIRASPDSFRVAWTERHYENGQLSTTERWTAILTIVIQTPRDAERLRANPLGIYVNAINWSREMSQ; this comes from the coding sequence ATGAGCCTCTTCAAACGACCCGCCACCCACTACGGCAAGACGCCGGAACCAGAAACGCCTTACCAAAAGGCCGCGCAAGTCTGGGACGAGCGCATCGGCTCGGCCCGCGTGCAGGCCAAGAACTGGCGCTATATGGCGTTCGGCAGCCTGATCCTCTCGGCCGGCTTTGCCGCAGCCCTTGTCTGGCAGTCGGCGCGCGGGACCGTAGTTCCCTGGGTGGTGCAGGTGGACAACCTCGGCCAGGCCCAGACCGTCGCCCCGGCATCGGCCGACTATCGGCCGACCGATCCCCAGATCGCCTGGCACCTCGCGCGCTTCATCGAGCAGACCCGCTCGATCCCGGCCGACGCCATCATCGTGCGGCAGAACTGGCTTCGGGCCTATGAGTGGACCACGGACCGCGGCGCAGCCGCTCTCAACGACTATGCCCGCGCCAATGACCCGTTCACCCGCGTCGGCCGCCAGCAGATCGCCGTCGAGGTATCGAGCGTCATACGTGCATCGCCGGACAGCTTCCGCGTCGCCTGGACCGAGCGCCATTACGAGAACGGCCAGCTCTCCACCACCGAACGTTGGACCGCGATCCTGACGATCGTGATCCAGACGCCGCGCGACGCCGAGCGGCTGCGCGCCAATCCGCTGGGGATCTACGTCAACGCCATCAATTGGTCGCGGGAGATGAGCCAATGA
- the trbG gene encoding P-type conjugative transfer protein TrbG, with amino-acid sequence MSRPTMNKPAFQRFRKPALAIVLLSATMLAGCATNRPPQISYDADVPPLPAVPAIVTDQRPRPLHVPPAWTPARGGTAASTPEGRVQNANAAARVQPRREGYYNSIQIYPWSEGALYQVYAAPGQITNIALEPGESLTGAGPIAAGDTARWIIGDTESGSGAARRVHILVKPTRADITTNLVVTTDRRVYMIELQSGESPYMPAVAWAYPQPPAGQRQSVPATPVIPAVAARNYRYGLTGDTPPWRPVSVYDDGRRVYVEFPRGIVQGEMPPLFVIGSDGEAQIVNSRIYQNILIVDRLFGAAELRLGGGDRQQTVRIVRTDGRPTS; translated from the coding sequence ATGAGCCGCCCGACGATGAACAAACCCGCCTTTCAGCGTTTCCGTAAACCCGCATTGGCGATTGTCCTGCTTTCCGCCACCATGCTTGCGGGCTGTGCAACCAACCGGCCACCCCAGATCAGCTACGATGCCGACGTGCCGCCACTTCCGGCCGTGCCGGCGATCGTCACCGACCAGCGGCCGCGCCCATTGCATGTGCCGCCGGCCTGGACGCCGGCGCGCGGTGGTACCGCCGCCAGTACGCCGGAAGGTCGCGTCCAGAACGCCAATGCCGCCGCAAGGGTTCAGCCACGGCGCGAGGGATACTACAATTCCATCCAGATCTATCCCTGGAGCGAAGGGGCGCTCTATCAGGTCTATGCCGCCCCCGGCCAGATCACCAATATTGCACTCGAGCCGGGCGAGAGCCTGACCGGCGCCGGCCCGATCGCCGCCGGCGACACGGCGCGCTGGATCATCGGCGATACCGAGAGCGGCAGCGGCGCCGCCCGCCGCGTCCACATTCTCGTCAAGCCGACGCGCGCCGACATCACCACCAATCTCGTCGTCACGACCGATCGCCGCGTCTACATGATCGAGCTGCAATCAGGCGAAAGCCCCTATATGCCTGCCGTCGCGTGGGCCTATCCGCAGCCGCCCGCCGGTCAGCGGCAGAGCGTTCCGGCCACGCCGGTTATTCCGGCCGTTGCGGCGAGGAACTATCGCTACGGCCTGACCGGCGACACGCCGCCATGGCGGCCGGTCTCGGTCTATGACGACGGACGCCGGGTCTATGTCGAGTTCCCGCGCGGCATCGTGCAGGGCGAGATGCCACCGCTCTTCGTCATCGGATCGGACGGCGAGGCCCAGATCGTCAACAGCCGCATCTACCAGAACATCCTGATCGTCGATCGCCTCTTCGGCGCGGCCGAGCTGCGTCTCGGCGGCGGCGACCGCCAGCAGACCGTCAGGATCGTTCGTACCGACGGAAGGCCAACGTCATGA
- a CDS encoding TrbI/VirB10 family protein codes for MRLRAEPPRVTRLSRKVLASVGLIASIGIAGALMYALQTRDAGTENEELYSIDNRPTADGLAGLPRDYTGPVLGPALPGDLGRPILDAQNRGRPVVPPAMATPQVDPEEQRRLAEEEAARTSRVFFQTGPRTGAAAATSPGVASPNLAGLGLAGQLGAPTAQDRQNAFLNAAVDRRTVASDRVMPPASPFVLQAGAVIPAALITGIRSDLPGQITAQVTEHIYDSPTGRVLLVPQGTRIIGEYSNDVGFGQRRVLLVWNRLIFPNGRSIVLERQPGADTQGYAGLEDGVDYHWWDLAKAAGLSTLLAVGAELAVDDEDRLIRAIRDGAQDTINDAGQQIIRRQLQVAPTLTIRPGFPVRIIVTRDLVLEPYGAAQ; via the coding sequence ATGCGGCTGCGTGCGGAGCCGCCGCGCGTCACGCGCCTGTCGCGCAAAGTTCTGGCCAGCGTCGGCCTCATCGCCAGCATCGGCATCGCAGGTGCGCTGATGTATGCGCTCCAGACGCGCGATGCCGGTACGGAGAACGAGGAGCTCTACTCCATCGACAACAGGCCGACGGCCGATGGCCTCGCGGGCCTGCCGCGCGACTACACCGGCCCGGTACTGGGCCCAGCTTTGCCCGGCGATCTCGGGCGGCCGATCCTCGACGCCCAGAACCGCGGCCGGCCGGTCGTGCCGCCGGCCATGGCGACACCGCAGGTCGATCCCGAGGAACAGCGCCGTCTGGCCGAGGAAGAAGCGGCCCGGACCAGCCGCGTCTTCTTCCAGACCGGCCCGAGAACGGGAGCGGCTGCCGCAACCTCTCCAGGCGTCGCCAGTCCAAATCTTGCCGGCCTCGGGCTTGCAGGCCAGTTAGGTGCCCCAACTGCCCAGGACCGGCAAAACGCCTTCCTCAACGCCGCCGTCGACAGGCGCACCGTCGCCTCAGATCGCGTCATGCCGCCAGCATCGCCCTTTGTGCTGCAGGCCGGCGCGGTGATTCCAGCCGCGCTGATCACCGGCATCCGCTCCGATCTGCCCGGTCAGATCACCGCCCAGGTGACGGAACACATCTACGACAGCCCCACCGGCCGGGTCCTGCTTGTGCCCCAGGGCACCCGAATCATCGGCGAATACAGCAACGATGTCGGTTTCGGGCAGCGCCGCGTGCTGCTCGTCTGGAATCGCCTGATCTTCCCGAACGGTCGCTCGATCGTGCTGGAGCGTCAGCCCGGAGCGGACACGCAAGGCTATGCCGGACTCGAAGATGGCGTGGACTATCACTGGTGGGATCTGGCGAAGGCTGCTGGCCTCTCGACGCTGCTCGCCGTCGGCGCTGAGCTCGCCGTCGACGATGAGGACCGCCTGATCCGCGCCATTCGCGACGGCGCACAGGACACGATCAACGACGCCGGCCAGCAGATCATCCGTCGCCAGTTGCAGGTTGCTCCCACGCTGACCATCAGACCAGGCTTCCCGGTCCGCATTATCGTCACCCGCGATTTGGTCCTCGAGCCCTACGGAGCTGCGCAATGA
- a CDS encoding DUF2274 domain-containing protein — MNKSTFGPIIEDKPIKLAFERSGALHRDLVAHADFPNSQHVS; from the coding sequence ATGAACAAATCGACATTCGGCCCGATCATCGAAGACAAGCCCATCAAGCTAGCGTTCGAGCGGTCGGGGGCTCTCCATCGCGATCTCGTCGCTCATGCCGATTTTCCGAACAGTCAGCATGTCTCTTAG
- a CDS encoding DUF2274 domain-containing protein, with amino-acid sequence MPELKLGRLPKVGLTRLTITLPEPLKEELDQYAAEHSRLYEPVDTAALIPHMLEAFIRSDRGWRSRKAKAGRGRQQGVSPTSGTTRNGNEDDGSA; translated from the coding sequence ATGCCGGAACTGAAGCTTGGCCGGCTGCCAAAGGTCGGTCTAACGCGTCTGACGATCACGTTGCCGGAACCGCTCAAGGAAGAACTCGACCAATATGCGGCCGAGCACAGTCGACTCTACGAACCCGTGGACACCGCAGCCCTGATCCCGCACATGCTGGAAGCCTTCATCCGCTCGGATCGTGGTTGGCGCAGCCGTAAGGCCAAGGCCGGCCGAGGCCGCCAACAAGGGGTTTCTCCAACCAGCGGCACGACGCGGAACGGCAATGAAGATGATGGCTCTGCCTGA
- a CDS encoding sigma 54-interacting transcriptional regulator, which yields MLVLDRSAREVFANEDFRRLYDGNEALNFLRACIPNLMGQAPEDIAEALSGSLPGADLEVIAEGEDAIGVMLSLPRRRPVPVSHGAELDKIGRIGAVTFELCRQARRLAGTHIPILIEGETGTGKTFLAQAIHRAAARPPGSFEMLDCSTLTTRALREDLARETRRSAMLEQLAESGGALCLDRPGSLPPEAQKLLLSLLEQVSARACNGIKLLSLSSTPLYDAMQGGRFRGDLYYRLAGARLIIPPLRMRRQEIIPSLRMVAERHARTTGKRELRFTSGALSLLEAYHWPGNLLEMSNLVAMLDALSPSGLIDEKNLPAEMRRRSERREEHTLRGSEKAEILEAIEFADGNLTEAARRLGIARSTLYLKLDSYGIARTRKS from the coding sequence GTGCTGGTGCTCGATCGCTCGGCGCGCGAAGTCTTTGCCAACGAGGATTTCCGCCGTTTGTACGACGGCAACGAAGCGCTCAACTTCCTGCGCGCCTGCATTCCCAATCTGATGGGGCAAGCGCCGGAGGATATCGCCGAAGCGCTGTCGGGCTCCCTTCCAGGCGCCGATCTGGAAGTCATCGCCGAGGGCGAGGACGCTATCGGCGTCATGCTTTCGCTGCCGCGCAGGCGACCCGTGCCGGTCAGCCATGGAGCCGAGCTCGACAAGATCGGCCGCATCGGCGCGGTGACATTCGAGCTGTGCAGGCAGGCCCGGCGACTCGCCGGAACGCATATCCCGATCCTCATCGAAGGAGAAACCGGAACCGGCAAGACCTTCCTTGCGCAGGCGATTCACCGCGCCGCCGCCCGGCCGCCCGGCAGCTTCGAGATGCTCGACTGCTCGACGCTCACCACACGAGCGCTGCGCGAGGATCTTGCACGCGAGACCCGGCGTTCCGCCATGCTGGAGCAGCTTGCGGAAAGCGGCGGCGCGCTATGCCTCGACCGGCCGGGATCCTTGCCGCCAGAGGCCCAAAAGCTGCTGCTCAGCCTGCTGGAACAGGTCAGCGCCCGCGCGTGCAACGGCATCAAGCTGTTGTCCCTGTCATCCACGCCACTTTACGACGCCATGCAGGGTGGCAGGTTCCGCGGGGATCTCTACTATCGGCTGGCCGGCGCACGGCTGATCATACCGCCTTTGCGCATGCGCCGACAGGAAATCATCCCCTCGCTGCGTATGGTAGCCGAGCGCCACGCACGCACTACGGGCAAGCGCGAACTGCGCTTCACTTCCGGCGCACTCAGCCTGCTGGAGGCCTACCACTGGCCGGGGAATCTGCTTGAGATGTCCAATCTGGTTGCGATGCTCGATGCGCTGTCGCCGAGCGGCCTGATCGACGAGAAGAACCTGCCGGCCGAAATGCGTCGCCGGTCCGAGCGCAGGGAAGAGCATACGCTGCGCGGTTCTGAAAAAGCCGAGATCCTCGAAGCAATCGAGTTTGCGGACGGAAATCTCACCGAAGCCGCGCGCCGGCTGGGTATCGCCCGCTCCACGCTCTATCTCAAGCTCGACAGCTACGGCATCGCTCGCACGCGCAAGTCCTGA
- a CDS encoding hydantoinase/oxoprolinase family protein, translating into MQLDKQTKRTVQVLGIDAGGTMTDTFFVDSNGEFVVGKAQSTPENEALGLIESSRDGLGQWGLNLQEALSTIQTGVYSGTAMLNRVVQRKGLRTGLIVNAGMEDFHRMGRAIQAYLGFAYEDRIHLNTHYYDEPLVPRHLTRGVMERVDMFGKVVIPLREDTARKAARDLIDQDVEGIVISLLHSYRNPAHERRVRDIVQEEIEKWGKKIPVFASTDYYPVRKETHRTNTTILEAFAAEPSRETLRKIGSAFKENGSKFDFRVMATHGGTISWKAKELARTIVSGPIGGVIGAKYLGEVLGYKNIACSDIGGTSFDVALITQGELTIRNDPDMARLVLSLPLVAMDSVGAGAGSFIRLDPYTKAIKLGPDSAGYRVGVCWAESGIETVTISDCHVILGYLNPDNFLGGQVKLDRERAWNAMKEQIADPLGLSVEEAAAGVIELLDSDLRDYLRSMISGKGYSPTSFTCFSYGGAGPVHTYGYTEGLGFEDVIVPAWAAGFSAFGCAAADFEYRYDKSLDINIAEDASDKAKAAEARVLNEAWAELTERVLEEFELNGYSRDQVQLQPGYRMQYRGQLNDLEIESPIKSASTPDDWDALVDAFNDTYGRVYAASARSPELGYSVTGAIMRGTVPIPRPRIPKEPEGESTPPESAKLGTRKFYRKGKWVDAQIYQMETLRPGNRIAGPAIIESDATTFVVPGGFETWLDGHRLFHLKEV; encoded by the coding sequence ATGCAGTTGGACAAACAAACCAAACGAACGGTGCAGGTGCTCGGGATCGATGCCGGCGGCACCATGACCGACACGTTCTTCGTCGATTCCAATGGCGAGTTCGTCGTTGGCAAGGCGCAATCGACACCTGAAAACGAAGCACTCGGGCTGATCGAAAGCTCGCGTGACGGTCTGGGCCAATGGGGTCTCAATCTGCAGGAGGCGCTCTCGACCATCCAAACCGGCGTCTATTCCGGCACGGCGATGCTCAACCGCGTGGTACAGCGCAAAGGCCTGCGCACCGGCCTCATCGTCAATGCCGGCATGGAGGATTTCCATCGCATGGGGCGGGCGATCCAGGCGTATCTGGGCTTCGCCTATGAGGACCGCATCCACCTTAATACCCACTATTACGACGAGCCGCTGGTTCCCCGCCACCTCACGCGCGGCGTGATGGAGCGCGTCGATATGTTCGGCAAGGTGGTCATCCCACTGCGCGAGGACACCGCTCGGAAAGCCGCGCGAGACCTGATCGATCAGGACGTGGAGGGCATCGTCATCTCGTTGCTGCACAGCTACCGCAACCCTGCCCATGAGCGCCGGGTGCGGGACATCGTGCAGGAGGAAATCGAGAAATGGGGCAAGAAGATCCCGGTCTTCGCCTCGACCGACTACTATCCGGTGCGCAAGGAAACCCACCGCACCAACACTACCATCCTCGAGGCTTTCGCGGCCGAGCCTTCGCGCGAGACGTTGCGCAAGATCGGGAGCGCCTTCAAAGAGAACGGCTCCAAGTTCGACTTCCGCGTCATGGCCACCCACGGCGGTACCATCTCGTGGAAAGCCAAGGAGCTTGCCCGCACCATCGTCTCCGGTCCGATCGGGGGCGTCATCGGCGCCAAATATCTGGGAGAGGTGCTGGGCTACAAGAACATCGCCTGCTCCGATATCGGCGGCACCTCCTTCGACGTGGCACTGATCACGCAGGGCGAGCTCACCATCCGCAACGATCCCGACATGGCGCGTCTGGTTCTATCGCTGCCGCTGGTGGCGATGGACTCTGTTGGCGCAGGCGCCGGCTCCTTCATCCGCCTCGACCCTTACACCAAGGCGATCAAGCTCGGACCGGACAGCGCCGGGTATCGCGTGGGCGTGTGTTGGGCCGAATCCGGCATTGAAACGGTGACGATTTCCGACTGTCATGTCATTCTCGGCTATCTCAACCCCGACAACTTCCTCGGCGGACAGGTCAAGCTCGACCGCGAGCGCGCCTGGAACGCGATGAAAGAGCAGATCGCCGATCCGCTCGGCCTGTCGGTCGAAGAAGCGGCCGCCGGCGTGATCGAACTGCTGGACAGCGATCTGCGCGACTATCTGCGCTCCATGATCTCGGGCAAGGGTTATTCGCCCACCTCCTTCACCTGCTTTTCCTATGGCGGCGCGGGTCCGGTCCACACCTATGGCTACACCGAAGGTCTGGGCTTTGAGGACGTCATCGTGCCGGCATGGGCGGCGGGCTTCTCGGCCTTCGGCTGCGCGGCGGCGGATTTTGAATACCGTTACGACAAATCGCTCGACATCAACATCGCCGAGGATGCTTCCGACAAGGCCAAGGCGGCAGAGGCGCGGGTGCTCAACGAGGCATGGGCCGAGCTGACGGAGCGCGTGCTGGAGGAGTTCGAACTCAACGGCTACTCGCGTGACCAGGTGCAGCTCCAGCCGGGCTACCGCATGCAGTATCGCGGCCAGCTCAACGACCTCGAGATCGAAAGCCCGATCAAGAGCGCTTCCACGCCCGATGATTGGGACGCACTGGTTGATGCCTTCAACGACACTTATGGCCGCGTCTATGCCGCTTCGGCCCGCTCGCCGGAGCTCGGCTATTCGGTCACCGGCGCGATCATGCGCGGCACCGTGCCGATCCCGCGCCCCAGGATCCCGAAGGAACCCGAGGGTGAGTCGACGCCACCCGAGAGCGCAAAGCTCGGAACGCGCAAGTTCTACCGCAAGGGCAAATGGGTCGACGCGCAGATCTACCAGATGGAGACGCTGCGGCCCGGCAACCGCATCGCCGGCCCCGCCATCATCGAATCCGACGCCACGACCTTCGTCGTGCCCGGCGGCTTCGAGACCTGGCTCGACGGCCACCGGCTGTTCCATCTCAAGGAAGTGTAA
- a CDS encoding hydantoinase B/oxoprolinase family protein gives MNIQTKIRGIVRGGQTLKQHRDEVLAKTKSTGHYAGLKERALQKSNPILYNKLFSRLRAGVVDARETAKKIAASPIVEQEGELCFTLYNAAGDAILTSTGIIIHVGTMGAAIKYMIENGWEENPGIKDRDIFCNNDSLIGNVHPCDIHTIVPIFHEGELIGWVGGVTHVIDTGAVGPGSMCTGQVQRFGDGYSVTCRKIGENDTLFRDWLHESQRMVRTTRYWMLDERTRVAGCHMIRKLVEEVVADEGIEAFWKFAYEAVEHGRVGLQNRIKAMTIPGKYRQVGFVDVPYAHEDVRVPSDFAKVDTIMHTPSEMTIRPDGTWRLDFEGSSRWGWHTYNAHAVSFTSGIWVMMTQTLIPTEMINDGAAYGTEFRLPKGTWMNPDDRRVAFAYSWHFLVSSWTSLWRGLSRAYFGRGYLEEVNAGNANTSNWLQGGGFNQYDEIHAVNSFECAANGVGASAIGDGISHAAAIWNPEGDMGDMEIWELAEPLIYLGREIKASSGGAGKYRGGCGFQSLRMVWNAKDWTMFFMGNGHISSDWGLMGGYPAASGYRFAAHDTGLKKIIEEGGAIPHGGDADPENPVWDALLPEAKIKRDKQAITTEEMFKDYDLYLNYMRGGPGFGDPLDREPQKVADDVNGGYLLERFADSVYGVVLVKSADGLLGMDEARTEARRAEIRKERLAKAVPTKAWMAKERERILAKDAGVHVQQMYAASFKLGPRWEEGFREFWDLPVDWQLLEADLPIPSYGREYSMDLSELPDVKTVQFVEE, from the coding sequence ATGAACATCCAGACCAAGATCCGCGGCATCGTGCGCGGCGGCCAGACCCTCAAGCAACATCGCGACGAGGTGCTGGCGAAGACCAAGTCCACCGGACATTACGCAGGCCTCAAGGAAAGAGCGCTGCAGAAGTCCAACCCGATCCTCTATAACAAGCTGTTCTCACGACTTCGCGCCGGCGTCGTCGATGCCCGCGAGACGGCCAAGAAGATCGCGGCGAGTCCGATCGTGGAGCAGGAGGGCGAGCTGTGCTTCACCCTCTACAACGCGGCGGGCGATGCAATCCTCACCTCCACCGGCATCATCATCCATGTCGGCACCATGGGCGCGGCGATCAAATACATGATCGAGAACGGCTGGGAGGAGAATCCAGGCATCAAGGACCGGGACATCTTCTGCAACAACGACTCGCTCATCGGTAATGTGCACCCCTGCGACATTCATACCATCGTGCCGATCTTCCACGAGGGCGAGCTGATCGGCTGGGTCGGCGGCGTCACCCACGTCATCGACACCGGCGCGGTCGGTCCCGGCTCCATGTGCACAGGCCAGGTGCAGCGCTTCGGCGACGGCTATTCTGTGACCTGCCGCAAGATCGGCGAAAACGACACGCTGTTCCGCGACTGGTTGCACGAATCGCAGCGCATGGTGCGCACCACGCGCTACTGGATGCTGGATGAACGTACCCGTGTCGCGGGCTGTCACATGATCCGCAAGCTGGTCGAGGAGGTGGTTGCCGACGAGGGCATCGAAGCCTTCTGGAAGTTTGCCTACGAGGCGGTGGAGCATGGCCGTGTCGGCCTGCAGAACCGCATCAAGGCGATGACCATCCCCGGCAAGTACCGTCAGGTGGGCTTCGTCGACGTGCCCTACGCGCATGAGGACGTGCGCGTGCCGTCCGACTTCGCCAAGGTCGACACGATCATGCACACGCCCTCCGAGATGACCATCCGTCCGGACGGCACATGGCGTCTCGACTTCGAGGGATCGAGCCGGTGGGGCTGGCACACCTATAACGCCCATGCCGTCTCCTTCACCTCGGGGATCTGGGTAATGATGACCCAGACACTGATCCCGACCGAGATGATCAATGACGGCGCGGCCTACGGCACCGAGTTCCGGCTGCCCAAAGGCACCTGGATGAACCCGGACGACCGGCGCGTGGCCTTCGCCTATAGCTGGCACTTCCTCGTTTCGTCGTGGACCTCGCTGTGGCGGGGCCTGAGCCGTGCCTATTTCGGGCGCGGCTATCTGGAAGAGGTCAATGCCGGCAACGCCAACACCTCGAACTGGCTGCAGGGTGGCGGCTTCAACCAGTATGACGAGATCCATGCCGTCAACTCGTTCGAATGCGCGGCCAATGGCGTTGGCGCCTCTGCCATCGGCGACGGCATCAGCCACGCCGCCGCGATCTGGAACCCGGAAGGCGACATGGGCGACATGGAGATTTGGGAACTGGCCGAGCCACTCATCTATCTCGGCCGCGAGATCAAGGCGTCGTCAGGCGGTGCCGGCAAGTATCGCGGCGGCTGCGGCTTCCAGTCTCTGCGCATGGTTTGGAACGCCAAGGACTGGACCATGTTCTTCATGGGCAATGGCCACATCAGCTCCGACTGGGGCCTGATGGGCGGTTATCCTGCTGCCTCCGGCTACCGCTTCGCCGCGCATGATACTGGCCTGAAGAAGATCATCGAGGAGGGTGGAGCCATCCCACATGGTGGCGATGCCGATCCGGAGAACCCGGTCTGGGATGCACTGCTGCCGGAAGCGAAGATCAAACGCGACAAGCAGGCCATTACCACCGAGGAGATGTTCAAGGACTACGACCTCTACCTCAACTACATGCGTGGCGGCCCCGGCTTCGGCGACCCGCTCGACCGCGAGCCGCAGAAGGTGGCCGATGACGTCAACGGCGGCTATCTGCTCGAACGCTTCGCCGACAGCGTCTACGGCGTGGTGCTGGTGAAGTCGGCCGACGGGCTGCTGGGTATGGACGAGGCCCGTACCGAGGCGAGACGCGCCGAAATCCGCAAGGAGCGTCTGGCCAAAGCCGTGCCCACCAAGGCGTGGATGGCGAAAGAGCGCGAGCGCATCCTGGCCAAGGACGCGGGCGTGCATGTCCAGCAGATGTATGCCGCCTCTTTCAAGCTGGGGCCGCGCTGGGAGGAAGGATTCCGCGAGTTCTGGGATCTGCCGGTCGACTGGCAGCTTCTGGAGGCCGACCTGCCGATCCCGTCTTACGGCCGGGAATACTCCATGGACCTGTCCGAACTGCCGGACGTCAAGACTGTCCAGTTCGTCGAGGAATGA